A genomic stretch from Chitinophaga agri includes:
- a CDS encoding RagB/SusD family nutrient uptake outer membrane protein has product MNSIKTNRIFIVILMVIMIITGGCSKFLEPEAVSSFDTEYIFDNVQNARKALLGAYMSFSGDYGYGIRISGYWPYDADEIQKGTNPNTNDEGQLLAKYLGIPSNLQITNPFNQMYQGIERANLCIYNIPKMQQYVNGSPQEQAQLKRMHGEALILRAQYYYEICRNFGDVPAQWQPSQYEPDLYKPRTSRDTIYDHLLKDLLEAQHLMPWRMEVMGIGDPVDQRFTKGTAKALRAKIALTRGGYSLSVSQQTMVRPADYLTYYKIARDECAELIANPAQHTLMASYKSLFKDYLLAHNLNDPAGEFIMVASMAFGTNSDSKLGIQTGTRVNGVGGGNLSILPTYFYMFDSTDVRRDITCVPYEITFDTIKTGHAINAINDGKFRKEWVTNPGYVFSAGNSATSSRPAINNSLQNMQLSWPLIRFADVLLWFAEADNELNNGPTAAAIAAVSQVNKRGHGGGYTETPPVIPTDKAGFFKFLVKERLLEFGGEGIRKYDLLRWNLLATAIQETRARLQAWANATDALHPAFPLYSYMEDGPAYARDPAQFPSYLYYMKTPPRSNIDDFNPFLYSFYKPGPVESAPAGLVRVAWWLGGTTVPAAQTFTNAFASGFTPNKSELMPLPQTQRDVNPNLSPQNPGY; this is encoded by the coding sequence ATGAATAGCATAAAGACGAACCGGATTTTTATCGTTATACTGATGGTGATCATGATTATCACTGGAGGTTGCAGCAAATTCCTGGAACCGGAAGCGGTATCCTCATTCGACACGGAGTACATCTTTGATAATGTACAGAATGCCCGGAAGGCCTTGCTGGGCGCATATATGTCTTTCTCCGGCGACTATGGATATGGTATTCGTATCAGCGGTTACTGGCCGTATGATGCTGATGAGATACAGAAAGGCACGAATCCGAATACTAATGACGAAGGGCAGTTGCTGGCAAAGTACCTGGGTATTCCTTCCAACCTGCAGATCACGAATCCGTTTAACCAGATGTACCAGGGTATTGAACGTGCGAACCTGTGTATTTATAATATACCGAAGATGCAGCAGTACGTTAATGGTTCTCCACAGGAACAGGCGCAGCTGAAAAGGATGCATGGAGAAGCGCTGATCCTGCGTGCGCAGTACTATTACGAAATATGCCGGAACTTCGGTGATGTACCCGCCCAATGGCAGCCATCTCAATATGAGCCGGATCTGTATAAACCACGTACCAGCAGGGATACGATCTATGATCATCTGTTGAAAGACCTGCTGGAGGCACAGCACCTGATGCCATGGCGTATGGAAGTGATGGGTATCGGCGACCCGGTCGACCAGCGTTTTACCAAAGGAACTGCCAAGGCCTTACGTGCGAAGATCGCCTTGACAAGAGGTGGATATTCACTGTCTGTATCTCAGCAGACGATGGTGCGGCCGGCGGATTATCTTACATATTATAAGATAGCCCGGGATGAATGTGCTGAACTGATCGCAAACCCGGCGCAGCATACCCTGATGGCGTCTTATAAAAGTTTGTTTAAGGACTACCTGCTCGCGCATAATTTAAATGATCCGGCCGGCGAATTTATCATGGTGGCATCTATGGCGTTTGGTACCAACTCCGACAGTAAACTCGGCATTCAGACCGGCACCCGTGTGAATGGGGTAGGAGGTGGTAACCTGAGCATATTACCTACGTACTTTTATATGTTTGACTCTACGGATGTGAGGAGAGATATTACCTGTGTGCCTTATGAGATCACCTTTGATACGATCAAAACAGGTCATGCGATCAATGCGATCAATGATGGGAAGTTCAGAAAGGAATGGGTGACAAATCCCGGCTATGTTTTCAGTGCGGGTAACTCCGCTACTTCCAGCAGGCCTGCTATTAACAACAGTTTGCAGAACATGCAGCTAAGCTGGCCGCTGATCAGGTTTGCAGATGTGCTGCTCTGGTTTGCAGAAGCTGACAATGAATTGAATAATGGTCCCACGGCTGCTGCGATAGCGGCGGTAAGTCAGGTGAATAAACGCGGTCATGGCGGCGGATATACAGAAACACCACCCGTGATCCCTACGGATAAAGCTGGATTCTTTAAATTCCTGGTGAAGGAGCGTTTGCTGGAATTTGGTGGCGAAGGGATCCGAAAATATGACCTGCTTCGCTGGAACCTGCTGGCTACAGCTATTCAGGAGACACGTGCACGTTTACAGGCATGGGCCAATGCCACAGATGCCTTGCACCCTGCTTTTCCCCTTTACAGCTACATGGAAGACGGACCCGCCTATGCACGTGATCCTGCTCAGTTTCCCAGTTACCTGTATTACATGAAGACGCCGCCGAGGTCGAATATAGATGACTTCAATCCTTTTCTGTATTCTTTCTATAAACCAGGACCCGTTGAATCAGCACCTGCCGGTCTGGTAAGGGTAGCCTGGTGGCTGGGCGGCACGACCGTGCCGGCTGCACAGACATTTACAAATGCTTTTGCCAGCGGGTTTACACCTAATAAAAGTGAGCTGATGCCACTGCCGCAGACGCAGCGTGATGTGAATCCGAATCTGAGTCCGCAAAACCCGGGATATTGA
- a CDS encoding pectate lyase family protein, which translates to MKTPFTLFSLLLFTLSLSAQQSAFPGAEGAGMYASGGRGTPDTATSVMEVTNLSDDGQPGSLRYALTANAAYRTVVFRVSGTIHLTSALRIKANTTIAGQTAPGAGICVADYPVSISGDNVIVRYMRFRLGDRYQKKTSANGDPVDGSGGDDAFGGLGRSNIIVDHVSASWSTDEALTIYRGDNLTIQWCVISEPLNYSYHFEAGDTAYEKHGYGGIWGAKHGSMHHNLIAHCRNRNPRFAGVSTYTPDTPGTENVDFRNNVIYNWGINTVYGGEGGNYNVVNNYYKYGPNTGSGVRYRICNPGMSTAAGFGKWYVSGNYVDGSPANTANNWSGVSAADTTQVKAVTPFDIGYAVATEAPADAFTAVLQKAGCSLPQRDTLDQRITDNVRNRTGRIIDVQGGYPHGTAYEQTVNAWPSLCSVPAPADSDHDGMPDAYETANGLDAVNAADRNGYSANGYTNLENYLNSLTHDGNRATKH; encoded by the coding sequence ATGAAAACGCCATTCACCCTTTTCAGCCTTTTACTATTCACCTTGTCTCTTTCTGCTCAGCAATCCGCTTTTCCAGGTGCGGAGGGCGCCGGTATGTATGCATCCGGAGGGAGGGGAACACCAGATACGGCCACAAGTGTAATGGAAGTTACCAATCTATCGGATGATGGACAGCCGGGTAGTTTGCGGTATGCACTGACAGCGAATGCAGCTTACCGGACAGTGGTGTTTCGGGTCTCAGGAACCATCCATCTCACATCCGCATTGAGAATAAAGGCGAATACGACTATCGCCGGACAAACAGCGCCAGGGGCGGGGATATGTGTGGCCGACTACCCGGTGAGTATTAGTGGGGATAATGTGATCGTACGGTATATGCGTTTCCGCTTGGGGGACAGGTATCAGAAGAAGACATCTGCAAACGGTGATCCGGTAGATGGCAGTGGCGGTGATGATGCCTTCGGTGGATTAGGTCGTAGTAATATTATTGTTGATCATGTGTCTGCCAGCTGGAGCACAGACGAGGCCCTGACGATCTACCGGGGAGATAACCTGACCATCCAATGGTGTGTGATATCTGAGCCACTGAATTATTCCTATCACTTCGAAGCGGGAGATACAGCGTATGAAAAGCATGGCTATGGAGGCATCTGGGGCGCTAAGCATGGCAGTATGCATCACAACCTGATCGCCCATTGTCGCAACAGGAACCCGCGTTTTGCAGGCGTGAGTACATATACACCTGATACACCGGGTACAGAGAATGTGGATTTCCGTAACAATGTCATCTATAACTGGGGGATCAATACGGTGTATGGAGGAGAAGGTGGAAATTATAACGTGGTGAATAACTATTATAAATATGGACCTAATACCGGAAGCGGTGTCAGGTACCGGATCTGTAATCCGGGTATGAGCACTGCTGCCGGTTTTGGCAAATGGTATGTGAGTGGCAACTATGTAGATGGTTCTCCTGCTAATACCGCCAATAACTGGAGTGGCGTAAGTGCGGCCGATACAACGCAGGTAAAAGCAGTGACGCCTTTTGATATTGGTTATGCTGTAGCAACAGAAGCACCCGCGGATGCATTTACGGCGGTGTTACAAAAAGCAGGTTGCTCCCTGCCGCAACGCGATACACTTGACCAGCGCATAACAGACAACGTACGTAACCGTACCGGCCGTATCATTGATGTACAGGGGGGCTACCCGCATGGTACAGCCTATGAGCAGACGGTCAATGCATGGCCTTCTTTATGCTCAGTACCTGCTCCGGCAGACAGTGACCATGATGGTATGCCGGATGCTTATGAGACCGCTAATGGATTGGATGCGGTGAATGCAGCAGACAGAAATGGATATTCTGCGAATGGATACACGAACCTGGAAAATTATCTGAATAGTTTAACACATGACGGTAACCGTGCGACGAAACACTGA
- a CDS encoding pectinesterase family protein, translated as MQRKCLRLLLMLLSPVLFCQAAKIVVAKDGTGDYTTVQAAINAVADNSFDTTLIFIRNGTYKEKLVLPATKCNVHFLGESLQDVILTYDDHASKKDSAGNNIGTSGSSSCFIYGEGFRAENITFENSAGPVGQAVAVRVTGDRAVFINCRFLGFQDTLYTHGADSRQYYYKCYIEGTVDFIFGAATVLFDSCTLYGKKGGYYTAASTPEGKAFGYVFMHCRVVGDAPAGAFYLGRPWRPWAKTAFIGCELSGTVIPAGWNNWGKTDNEHSAYYAEYNNTGEGAAGPGRVGWAHQLTATEAAAYTKSAILSGWIPE; from the coding sequence ATGCAAAGGAAATGTTTGAGATTACTGTTGATGTTATTATCACCAGTTTTGTTTTGCCAGGCGGCGAAGATCGTTGTGGCGAAAGACGGTACCGGAGATTATACAACTGTGCAGGCAGCTATCAATGCCGTGGCAGATAACAGCTTTGATACGACGCTGATCTTTATCAGGAATGGCACCTATAAGGAGAAACTGGTACTGCCAGCTACCAAATGTAATGTACATTTTCTGGGAGAAAGTCTGCAGGACGTTATCCTGACTTACGATGATCATGCTTCAAAGAAAGACAGTGCGGGGAATAATATAGGGACATCCGGTTCTTCCAGTTGCTTTATCTATGGGGAAGGCTTCCGGGCAGAGAATATTACGTTTGAGAATAGTGCCGGTCCGGTAGGACAGGCAGTGGCTGTTAGAGTAACAGGTGACAGGGCCGTATTTATTAATTGTCGCTTCCTGGGGTTTCAGGATACGTTATATACCCATGGGGCGGATAGCAGGCAGTACTATTATAAGTGTTATATAGAGGGTACGGTGGACTTTATCTTTGGAGCTGCGACCGTTTTGTTTGATAGCTGTACGCTATATGGCAAAAAGGGAGGTTACTACACAGCTGCTTCGACACCTGAGGGGAAGGCGTTCGGATATGTGTTTATGCATTGCAGGGTGGTGGGTGATGCACCGGCAGGGGCCTTCTATCTCGGGCGGCCCTGGAGACCCTGGGCGAAGACCGCCTTTATCGGCTGCGAACTATCCGGGACGGTCATTCCCGCGGGCTGGAATAACTGGGGCAAAACTGACAATGAACACTCGGCATATTATGCGGAGTACAATAATACCGGGGAGGGTGCCGCGGGTCCCGGCCGCGTAGGCTGGGCACATCAGTTGACGGCCACCGAAGCAGCTGCCTACACAAAGTCTGCAATACTTTCCGGTTGGATACCAGAATAG
- a CDS encoding WGR domain-containing protein, protein MTQYFEYREEQMICFYEITLENKIVRTRYGQKGTDGTTNEKVFTDTNTAVQEYERLIEEKKEDSAFFFRLGDDYRL, encoded by the coding sequence ATGACGCAATATTTTGAATACAGGGAGGAACAGATGATCTGTTTTTATGAGATCACGCTGGAGAATAAGATCGTCAGAACACGATACGGACAAAAAGGCACAGACGGAACTACGAATGAGAAAGTGTTCACAGACACGAATACAGCCGTACAGGAATACGAACGACTGATAGAAGAGAAAAAAGAAGACAGCGCTTTTTTCTTCAGATTAGGAGATGACTATAGATTATAG
- a CDS encoding LuxR C-terminal-related transcriptional regulator, translating to MLHIINKIAISVIGVIFSVGVCVGNTPADALRAALKQKNLTPAQRVATLSQLARAISITETSNAINVGMQAVALSRTLQDAQYTSMAYAILAPIYLQQDDLSKAAQVVDSALWYAGKTESRLAKGMAWYRKGWMENIKGKPQEALISAQQALRYLEKTDAFNYQSAVYYVMASIYANLYDSPLHKKYALLCLESARKDKDDDNLLLAYQTLGTYWQYYYMEHKEDKAALDSAFFYNRVALNTFLAHRDQVIYHSTVAIIALNTADLYAQHYPPSYRDSVFRYLDLAKQIGEETHHLEVISNYYGMKSDYQAAAGNYDDAAALLQKGLAVVNEDSLPNLATKIQFMAALSDLSEKRGNYKEALLYQRQYASLYADLYSQEKLNLTKELEAKYQAEKSATALHTLQQTADLHRRLGYLYIGLGVASVTAAIFLFRSLRFRLRLAEKEKADAALQAQLRQQENRQLAMEKQEAELQARLKEEEALRLIAEQQLLQERQERLQKELLAGTLQVEQKAELLQTLQKKIAENRNDRSVLSQLDLIISHDKKLDAYYADSKADFKNINPDFFEKLKDNSGNLLSRLDLKHCAYIYLGLTNKEVSQKLGIAPKSILMSRYRIKQKLKLGKEQELDEYIRSL from the coding sequence ATGTTGCACATTATCAATAAGATAGCCATATCTGTTATAGGAGTGATTTTTTCTGTGGGAGTTTGTGTTGGTAACACACCAGCCGATGCGCTCCGCGCTGCACTAAAGCAAAAAAACCTGACACCTGCGCAAAGAGTGGCCACACTGAGCCAGCTCGCAAGGGCTATTTCTATTACAGAAACCAGTAATGCGATCAATGTAGGAATGCAGGCAGTGGCACTCAGCCGTACATTACAGGATGCACAATATACATCGATGGCTTATGCCATATTGGCGCCTATATATCTCCAGCAGGATGATCTTTCCAAGGCTGCACAGGTAGTGGACAGTGCATTATGGTATGCAGGGAAGACGGAAAGCAGGCTTGCAAAAGGGATGGCCTGGTACAGGAAAGGCTGGATGGAAAATATTAAGGGTAAGCCACAGGAGGCACTGATAAGTGCCCAGCAGGCACTTAGATACCTGGAAAAGACGGACGCGTTTAATTACCAGTCAGCAGTTTATTATGTGATGGCCAGTATCTATGCGAACCTGTATGATAGTCCGCTACATAAAAAGTACGCATTGTTATGTCTGGAATCAGCACGAAAGGATAAAGATGATGATAACCTGCTACTGGCTTATCAGACATTGGGTACCTACTGGCAGTATTATTATATGGAGCATAAAGAGGATAAGGCGGCCCTTGACTCTGCATTCTTTTATAACAGGGTCGCATTAAATACATTCCTGGCGCACAGGGATCAGGTCATTTATCATAGTACAGTAGCCATCATTGCGCTGAACACCGCCGATCTCTATGCGCAGCATTATCCGCCTTCCTACCGGGATAGCGTTTTTCGTTATCTTGATCTGGCGAAGCAGATAGGAGAGGAAACGCATCACCTGGAAGTGATCTCTAATTACTACGGAATGAAAAGCGACTATCAGGCAGCGGCAGGTAACTATGATGATGCGGCAGCACTTCTGCAAAAGGGGTTAGCGGTGGTCAATGAGGACAGTCTCCCCAATCTGGCTACAAAGATCCAGTTTATGGCAGCATTGTCCGATCTGTCAGAGAAACGTGGTAATTATAAAGAAGCATTGTTATATCAAAGGCAGTATGCCAGCCTATACGCGGACCTTTACAGCCAGGAGAAGCTTAACCTGACCAAAGAGCTGGAGGCGAAGTACCAGGCAGAGAAGAGTGCTACTGCCCTGCATACTTTACAGCAGACGGCTGATCTGCACAGGCGACTGGGATATTTGTACATCGGGTTGGGCGTCGCGTCGGTGACAGCTGCTATTTTCTTATTCCGTTCCCTGCGCTTCCGGCTCCGGCTGGCAGAGAAAGAAAAAGCAGATGCCGCTTTGCAGGCTCAGCTCAGGCAACAGGAGAACCGGCAACTGGCCATGGAGAAACAGGAGGCGGAATTGCAGGCACGATTGAAAGAAGAGGAGGCCCTGCGTCTGATAGCAGAACAGCAGCTCCTCCAGGAGAGACAGGAACGTCTTCAGAAGGAACTGCTGGCTGGTACTTTACAGGTTGAGCAAAAGGCTGAACTGTTGCAAACATTACAGAAAAAGATCGCAGAGAACAGAAATGACAGATCTGTCCTGTCGCAACTGGACCTGATCATCAGTCATGATAAGAAACTGGATGCCTATTATGCTGACAGTAAAGCCGACTTTAAAAATATCAACCCGGATTTCTTTGAGAAACTAAAAGACAACTCTGGGAACCTGTTGTCCAGACTGGACCTGAAACATTGCGCCTATATCTACCTGGGGCTTACTAATAAGGAAGTCTCCCAGAAGCTGGGCATCGCTCCCAAAAGCATACTGATGTCGCGTTACCGGATCAAACAGAAGCTAAAACTTGGAAAAGAACAGGAGCTGGATGAATATATCAGGTCGTTGTAG
- a CDS encoding MBL fold metallo-hydrolase gives MQEQLYYLRPNVVMEPLVDNWYAWSHLISPATAAMNIVGRHMTIMESYMMAPNIHAEAVLNPNLRGGPFMDIPVERVGEVKAIYQQTVDKQAPLIELAKAIKELDKLLHTEAKGYVMEPLYEKVPELLKGYVELYYDRHNHPGFRFFEALLYNSPYYNKDSQSVALWVTDNDHRPFVLSTPRIGEPNVLQLQIPFDHAGLDELAKMKRTPQTLSYIKELLSISPEDAVLFETFFTQEAPERYEPYTGDKIRMRYFGHACILVETKDISILVDPLISYYGYHSDVDHFSDLHLPDVIDYVLITHNHQDHILFETLLPLRHKIKHIIVPHTNSGKLEDPDLKLMFNNIGFNNVISIDEMETVKFSDATITGIPFTGEHSDMNIITKSCYFVQIGEFRLVFLADSRILESSLYKHIQRITGDPDVMFLGMECDGAPMSWLYGPLLTKKLSREQDNSRRLSGSDCDKGMSLVNIFNPKEVYVYAMGQEPWVEFISSIKYTDESNPIVQSNRLIQLCHEKGITAERLFGEKELLYDKQLSAVVA, from the coding sequence ATGCAGGAACAATTGTATTATCTCCGCCCGAATGTAGTAATGGAACCCCTGGTGGACAACTGGTACGCATGGAGCCACCTGATATCTCCGGCGACTGCCGCCATGAATATTGTAGGAAGACACATGACGATCATGGAGTCTTATATGATGGCGCCTAACATTCATGCTGAAGCTGTGTTAAATCCTAACCTGCGGGGAGGTCCGTTTATGGATATTCCCGTGGAACGTGTTGGTGAAGTGAAAGCTATCTATCAGCAAACTGTCGACAAGCAGGCGCCACTGATAGAGCTGGCCAAAGCCATCAAGGAACTGGATAAACTCCTGCACACAGAAGCAAAGGGATATGTAATGGAGCCTTTGTATGAAAAGGTGCCTGAACTGTTAAAAGGCTATGTGGAGCTCTATTATGACCGCCACAATCATCCGGGATTCCGTTTCTTTGAGGCATTGCTCTATAATAGTCCCTATTATAACAAGGACTCCCAGAGTGTAGCCCTGTGGGTAACGGATAATGATCACCGCCCATTCGTACTCAGTACACCACGTATTGGTGAGCCCAATGTACTGCAACTACAGATCCCGTTTGATCATGCCGGGCTGGATGAACTGGCGAAGATGAAACGTACGCCGCAAACGTTGTCGTACATTAAAGAACTGCTCAGTATCTCTCCTGAAGATGCGGTATTGTTTGAAACATTCTTTACACAGGAAGCACCTGAACGCTATGAGCCCTACACCGGAGATAAGATCCGTATGCGCTATTTTGGCCACGCCTGCATCCTGGTAGAAACAAAGGATATCAGCATACTGGTTGATCCGCTGATCAGCTACTACGGTTATCATTCTGATGTAGATCATTTTTCAGATCTGCACCTGCCTGACGTGATCGATTATGTACTGATCACGCATAATCACCAGGACCATATCCTTTTTGAGACGTTACTGCCTTTGCGCCATAAGATCAAACATATTATTGTTCCTCACACCAACAGTGGCAAACTCGAAGATCCGGACCTGAAGCTGATGTTCAATAATATCGGCTTCAATAATGTAATCTCTATCGATGAGATGGAGACGGTTAAATTCTCTGATGCCACCATCACTGGTATTCCTTTCACCGGAGAGCACAGCGACATGAATATCATCACCAAGTCCTGTTACTTTGTGCAGATAGGTGAGTTCCGGCTGGTGTTCCTGGCAGACTCCCGTATCCTCGAATCGTCATTATATAAACACATCCAGCGTATTACCGGAGATCCGGATGTAATGTTCCTGGGCATGGAGTGCGACGGTGCACCGATGTCCTGGTTATATGGCCCATTGCTGACTAAAAAGCTGTCGCGTGAACAGGACAATAGCAGAAGGCTATCCGGTTCTGACTGTGACAAGGGAATGTCGCTGGTAAACATTTTCAATCCGAAGGAAGTCTATGTATATGCTATGGGACAGGAGCCCTGGGTAGAGTTTATCAGTAGCATCAAGTACACCGACGAGTCTAATCCCATTGTTCAGTCTAATCGACTCATCCAGCTTTGCCATGAGAAAGGTATCACTGCCGAAAGACTCTTTGGTGAAAAGGAATTGCTGTATGACAAACAACTGTCAGCAGTAGTTGCCTGA